A genomic region of Brienomyrus brachyistius isolate T26 chromosome 6, BBRACH_0.4, whole genome shotgun sequence contains the following coding sequences:
- the ruvbl1 gene encoding ruvB-like 1, translating into MKIEEVKSTTKTQRIASHSHIKGLGLDEAGNAKQSASGLVGQETAREACGIIVDLIRSKKMAGRAILLAGPPGTGKTALALAMAQELGNKVPFCPMVGSEVYSSEIKKTEVLMENFRRAIGLRIKETKEVYEGEVTELTPCETENPMGGYGKTISHVVIGLKTAKGTKQLKLDPSIYESLQKERVEVGDVIYIEANSGAVKRQGRCDTFATEFDLEAEEYVPLPKGDVHKKKEIIQDVTLHDLDVANARPQGGQDILSMMGQLMKPKKTEITDKLRSEINKVVNRYIDQGVAELVPGVLFVDEVHMLDIECFTYLHRALESSISPIVVFASNRGNCLIRGTEDISSPHGIPLDLLDRVMIIRTMLYTPQEMKQIIKIRAQTEGISISEEALTHLGEIGTKTTLRYAVQLLTPASLLSRVQGKETVEREQVEEINELFYDAKSSAKILQDQHDKFMK; encoded by the exons ATGAAGATCGAAGAGGTGAAAAGTACCACTAAGACCCAGCGCATCGCATCACATAGCCACATTAAGGGGCTCGGCTTGGACGAGGCCGGCAATGCCAAGCAGTCCGCGTCCGGTCTGGTCGGGCAAGAGACTGCCAGAGAG GCCTGTGGCATTATTGTGGACCTGATCCGTTCAAAGAAGATGGCAGGGAGGGCAATTTTACTTGCAGGACCTCCCGGAACAGGAAAG ACAGCCTTAGCTCTGGCTATGGCACAGGAGCTGGGCAATAAGGTGCCGTTTTGCCCAATGGTCGGCAGCGAGGTCTACTCCTCTGAGATCAAGAAGACCGAGGTGCTGATGGAGAACTTCCGAAGGGCTATTG GGCTGCGCATCAAGGAGACCAAGGAGGTGTACGAGGGCGAGGTGACGGAGCTGACGCCGTGTGAGACCGAGAATCCCATGGGGGGCTATGGAAAGACCATCAGCCATGTCGTCATTGGTCTGAAGACCGCCAAGGGCACCAAGCAGCTAAAG CTGGATCCCAGCATCTATGAAAGCTTGCAGAAGGAGCGAGTCGAGGTCGGCGATGTCATTTATATCGAAGCGAACAGCGGAGCAGTGAAG AGGCAAGGCCGCTGTGACACCTTCGCCACAGAGTTTGACCTGGAGGCAGAGGAGTACGTACCACTGCCCAAGGGGGACGTGCACAAGAAGAAGGAGATAATCCAGGATGTCACGCTGCATGACCTGGATGTAGCCAATGCCCGGCCTCAG GGAGGTCAAGATATCTTGTCAATGATGGGCCAGCTGATGAAGCCCAAGAAGACTGAGATCACAG ACAAGCTGCGCAGTGAGATCAACAAGGTGGTGAACCGCTACATCGACCAGGGTGTGGCGGAGTTGGTGCCCGGCGTGCTTTTCGTGGATGAGGTGCACATGCTGGACATTGAATGCTTCACCTACCTGCACCGAGCCCTGGAGAGCTCCATCTCTCCCATCGTGGTGTTTGCCTCCAATCGCGGAAACTGCCTCATCAG GGGCACAGAGGATATCTCCTCCCCCCATGGCATTCCCCTAGACCTGCTGGACAGAGTGATGATCATCCGCACCATGCTATATACTCCTCAAGAGATGAAACAG ATCATTAAGATCCGGGCTCAGACAGAGGGCATCAGCATCAGCGAGGAGGCCCTAACTCACCTGGGAGAGATCGGCACCAAAACCACACTGAG GTATGCTGTGCAGCTGCTGACCCCTGCCAGTCTACTAAGCCGTGTCCAGGGCAAGGAGACCGTGGAGAGGGAGCAGGTGGAGGAGATTAACGAGCTCTTCTACGACGCCAAGTCCTCCGCTAAGATCCTGCAGGACCAACATGACAAGTTCATGAAATAA